From the Sediminitomix flava genome, one window contains:
- a CDS encoding SDR family NAD(P)-dependent oxidoreductase, with product MNSIENKRILLTGATSGIGRSLAKQLLEKGAKLAICGRSSEKMESLLQEVEAYSSQVYSETFSVTDEDANLQFIEAADNFLGGIDILINCAGLNSARGTLNEIKTEELDFMMSVNFRAPFIFMKEVFNRMQSKEIKGTIVNILSTVCLFSNENIGAYTASKVALDGLTKVFRKEARRKGVNVLSVYPGGVDTAFRTADRPDYMSADSVAQAIITTFQYPKDVMPHELVLRPEVEENF from the coding sequence ATGAATTCTATAGAAAATAAAAGAATATTACTTACTGGTGCGACCTCCGGAATTGGTAGATCACTAGCCAAACAACTTCTTGAAAAGGGCGCTAAATTGGCTATTTGTGGAAGGTCTTCCGAAAAAATGGAAAGCTTACTTCAAGAGGTAGAAGCCTATTCTTCTCAGGTTTATTCCGAAACTTTTTCCGTAACTGACGAAGATGCTAATCTTCAGTTTATCGAAGCTGCTGACAATTTTTTGGGAGGAATAGATATTCTGATTAATTGTGCAGGTTTAAATTCGGCAAGAGGAACGCTAAATGAAATAAAGACTGAGGAGCTAGATTTTATGATGTCGGTAAACTTCCGTGCGCCTTTCATTTTTATGAAAGAAGTATTCAATAGAATGCAGTCAAAAGAGATCAAGGGAACAATTGTCAATATTCTTTCTACCGTTTGTTTATTCAGTAATGAAAATATTGGAGCCTACACCGCATCTAAAGTAGCTTTGGATGGGCTTACAAAAGTATTCAGAAAGGAAGCTAGACGAAAAGGAGTAAACGTTTTGAGTGTTTACCCAGGCGGTGTTGATACTGCTTTTAGAACAGCAGATCGCCCAGATTATATGTCTGCTGACAGTGTCGCTCAAGCAATCATTACTACGTTCCAATATCCGAAAGACGTCATGCCACATGAACTCGTTCTGAGACCAGAAGTAGAAGAAAATTTTTAG
- the pruA gene encoding L-glutamate gamma-semialdehyde dehydrogenase → MLKGFFNVPEAINEPVKSYAPGTPERAALQAELTKLRAEVRDIPMYIGGEEIRTGNTKPLSPPHDIHHTIANFHEGDKSHVEQAINASLGAKEEWNKLSWEHRASIFLKAADLIAGPYRARINAATMLAQSKTAFQAEIDSACEFIDFLRFNVKFMTEIYQEQPVSAPGIWNRLEQRPLEGFVFAITPFNFTAIAGNLPAAPAMMGNTVVWKPSEDQIYSAQVIMEVFIEAGLPEGVINLVYVDGPEAGEVVFNHPDFAGLHFTGSTGVFQHLWKTIGENIAKYKTYPRIVGETGGKDFILAHKSADAKALATAIIRGAFEFQGQKCSAASRVYIPRNLWPEVEAYLQEDIKDIIENRSGMPEDFKNFFTAVINERSFDKIAGFIDRAKESNVADVIAGGGYDKSKGYFVEPTIIKVEDPHYESMVQEIFGPVVSIYVYDTEYFDEAIYLVDNTSEYALTGAIFSQDRYAAEHATQKLQNAAGNFYINDKPTGAVVGQQPFGGARASGTNDKAGSALNLLRWVSPRTIKETLVPPTDYKYPFMDAE, encoded by the coding sequence ATGTTAAAAGGATTTTTCAATGTACCTGAGGCTATTAATGAGCCAGTAAAAAGCTATGCTCCAGGTACTCCAGAAAGAGCTGCATTGCAAGCAGAACTAACAAAATTAAGAGCTGAGGTAAGAGATATTCCAATGTACATTGGTGGGGAAGAAATTAGAACAGGCAATACAAAGCCTCTATCTCCTCCGCATGACATTCACCATACAATTGCAAACTTCCACGAAGGCGACAAGTCTCACGTAGAACAAGCAATCAACGCTTCTTTAGGTGCTAAAGAAGAGTGGAATAAACTTTCTTGGGAGCACAGAGCTTCTATCTTCTTGAAAGCAGCTGACTTGATCGCAGGTCCTTACAGAGCACGTATCAATGCTGCTACTATGTTGGCACAATCTAAGACAGCTTTCCAAGCTGAGATTGATTCAGCATGTGAGTTCATCGACTTCTTGCGTTTCAACGTGAAGTTTATGACTGAAATCTACCAAGAGCAACCTGTATCTGCCCCTGGTATCTGGAACCGTTTGGAGCAACGTCCTTTAGAAGGATTCGTATTTGCGATCACTCCATTCAACTTCACAGCGATTGCGGGTAACCTTCCTGCAGCTCCTGCTATGATGGGTAATACAGTAGTTTGGAAACCTTCTGAAGATCAAATCTACTCTGCTCAAGTAATTATGGAAGTATTCATCGAAGCTGGTCTTCCTGAAGGCGTAATCAACTTGGTATATGTAGACGGCCCTGAAGCTGGTGAGGTAGTATTTAATCACCCAGATTTCGCAGGTCTTCACTTCACAGGTTCTACTGGCGTATTCCAACACCTATGGAAAACTATCGGTGAGAACATCGCTAAGTACAAAACTTATCCAAGAATTGTAGGTGAGACTGGTGGTAAAGATTTCATCTTGGCACACAAATCTGCAGATGCTAAAGCTCTAGCTACAGCAATTATCCGTGGAGCATTCGAATTCCAAGGACAAAAATGTTCTGCTGCATCAAGAGTTTACATCCCAAGAAACTTGTGGCCAGAAGTTGAGGCTTACTTGCAAGAAGATATCAAAGATATCATCGAGAACCGTTCAGGTATGCCAGAAGACTTCAAAAACTTCTTCACTGCAGTAATCAACGAACGTTCATTCGATAAAATCGCTGGATTCATCGACAGAGCTAAAGAGTCTAACGTAGCTGACGTTATTGCGGGTGGTGGATACGACAAATCGAAAGGTTATTTCGTAGAGCCAACAATCATCAAGGTTGAAGATCCTCACTACGAATCAATGGTTCAAGAGATCTTCGGTCCTGTAGTTTCTATCTACGTATACGATACTGAGTACTTCGACGAAGCTATCTACTTGGTAGATAATACTTCTGAGTACGCTTTGACAGGTGCAATCTTCTCTCAAGATCGTTACGCTGCAGAGCATGCAACTCAAAAATTGCAAAATGCTGCGGGTAACTTCTACATCAATGATAAGCCAACTGGTGCTGTTGTTGGTCAACAACCATTCGGTGGTGCTAGAGCATCTGGTACAAACGACAAAGCAGGTTCTGCATTGAACTTGTTGCGTTGGGTATCTCCTCGTACAATCAAAGAAACTTTGGTTCCTCCTACAGATTATAAATATCCATTTATGGATGCTGAATAA